TCACGGTCGCGATGTTCGTATTGTTGCCCGTCCTGCCGATGAGTGAGTACACCCTCGAGAACGTCATCTTCGAGGTCGCCAGCGCCCAGGGCAACGTGGGCCTGTCCGCGGGGATCACCGGGCCGTCGATGCCCGATCTTGGGAAGGTCATGTTCCTGTTCAATATGTGGATCGGCCGCCTGGAGATCATCCCCGTGCTGGTGTTGCTTCGGGTAATCTTCAGGCGCGGAGGTGTCTACCGATGAACGTCGAACGGATCCCGCTTATCGGACAGGTACTCGAATCGGGTGCCGACGACCGTGTACTCGACGGCCTGTTGCTGTCGGGCCCGATCGTTATCGCGCTCATCGTCCTGCTGGGGCGGAATCTGTTGACCGAAGGGATTGCCGTGACGTATCTGCTCGTGTTCGTCGGCTACGTGGCGTATCTGGGCCTGCAGTAAACGTCGTCCGCGGAGGGACACCCTCCTAGCGTCGCCCGAACAGCCGCCGCCAGAGGCTCCGCCCGTTCGACCGCTCCGCGATGACGACCGAGGCCTCGACCTCATCGAGGATGTCCAGATGGAGCGTGTTCCGGACCAGGCGCGCGAGGACGCCCCGCTCGCTCGCCCCGAGGAACAGCATCGTGTGGTCCTCGGCCTCGCGTTCGATCGCCGCCTCGATCTCACCGGATTCGTCGACGATCATCTCGGCGTCCTCCAGCCCGTGGTCGATCGCCCAGTTCTCGAGGAACTGCTGGCCGTCTTCGGCGTCTTCGGGGCCGTCCGCGACGTACAGCAGCGTCACCTCCGTGTCTCCGACTGACTGCAGCGCGGACGCGACTTCCGCGCTCAACTCGGCGTTGGGGCCGCCGAGGGTCGGGAGCAGGATCCGCGAGGTGTCGATCCCCTGATCGTCGACGATCAGGAAGTCACACGGGAGTCGGTTCGTGAGTTCGCCGATCGGGCGCTCGGCGCGCGCGGCGTCCCACAGACGGTCCTCGCCCCAGCCCATCACGACGAGGTCGGCGTCGTCGCGGTCGGCGATCGTGAACAGCTCCTCGAACGATCGATGGGAGACGACCGTCGAGGTCTCGACGTCGACGTCGTACGCGTCGGCGACGCTGCAAACCTCAGAGAGCAACTGATCCGACTCCTCGACGAGCTCCCGACGGGAGTCGCTGTTGTATCGGCTCCGGGACGGCGTTTGGACGACGTAGACGGCGTGGACGACGGCCTGTTCGTGGGCGCTGGCGATGGCGCTGGCGAACTCGACCAGCGGCTGTTCCGTTCGCGGGTTCGAGATCGGGACGAGGATCCGGTAGGTTCCTTCGTCGGTGCGGGCGTGTTTCGCCGCCGTGTCGATCACGGGGACGTACGAGCGCCCGGCGATCCCGCCGAGGAACCACTCGCGGATCGACAGCCGCCGATTTGCCCCCTCGAAGCGGGCCGACTCCAGCCGGTGTTCGGTCGTCTGGAAGTAGTTGACCACGGTCACGAGCACCACGCCACCAGCAGTATTGCCGAGCAACACCGGAATGACGAAGTCCGTCATCCCGACCAAGATCGCCAGATCGCCCACGAATACCAGATACAGCATTTCAGTGAACGAGACGACGACGTGGAACAGACCGCCGAGCGGGATCGCGAGGAAGGCGAGGTAGACGACGACCAGCCGGGAGATCGTATCTCGCGCGCCGTACTCGACCCAGACGACGCCGGCGACGATCAGCCCGGCGAAGGCGGCCTTGGTAAACAGCACGGCGGGCGCGGTCTCGATACCTTTATGCGCGATGTCGTAGGCCACTGTCGCTTCAGTTCCCGAGAGGACGCCGCCGTACGCCAGCGCGGCTGCTCCGAGTGCGCCTCCCGTGAAGTTCCCGGCCAGCACGACGACCCAGTTGCGCAGCAACGCCGGGACGCTCGCGAGACGCTCGATCGTGAGCGCGACCGGCGGCAGCGTGTTTTCGGTATACAGCTGGTAGCCGCCGATGATGATGTAGATGAACCCCAGCGGATACAGCAGCGCGCTCAAGATCGGATGTCCGTCAGTCGAGGCCGTCAGTGAGACGTACAGCAGGAAGGTGATCGTGATCGCGAACCCGGCCGCCAGCCCGCTGAAGTACAGCTCCCGGCTCCCGGAGGTGATCTCCTCGTCGGCAGCGGCGATGATCCGCTGGAACACCTCGTCGCTCGAGAACCGGTCCCGGATGACTCGACCGGCAGCGGGTGCGCCACTTCGGGAGCGCTCGACGGCTTCCCGGACGCCTTCTTCGGGATCGACTTCGTCGTCGCTCATCGCCCGCAACATACCACGGCAGCGACAAGGGTGTTTCCCCTCCTGACGCAGCCCGGAGTGATACTGTCGGCTGTAACAAACTGAAGGAATTCGCCACCCCGGGTGGCGAATATCGTTACGAACTTACAGCCGACAGTATGAGCCCCCAGTATCCGGCCGGGATCACGTGATTTTTGTTTGTCCCCTCCCTATCGCTCGCTATGCAGGAACTGCGCGCCGTCGCAGTCCGCCCGAGAGTCGACAGCCAGCCGCGCGGTCCGGGCTGTCGTTGTCTGTGACTTCTCGCCCGTTTCGGTTCGACTATCAGACGCTACCAACGCGTTTCCGCAAGCCACCATCCACCAATGTTTGACCGAATCAGAGACGACATCCGAACCGCACGTGCCAAAGACCCGGCGGCGACGGACACTCTCGAGGTTCTACTCACGTACCCCGGGCTGCACGCGATCTGGCTGTATCGTATCGCTCACGCGCTCCACGAGCGCGGCTACCAGTTGATCGCCCGCCTGTTGTCGCACCTCGGACGGTTTCTCACCGGCGTCGAGATCCACCCCGCCGCCGAGATCGGCGACCGCTTCTTTATCGATCACGGCATGGGAACGGTCATCGGTGAGACCGCCGAGATCGGCGACGACGTGCTGATGTACCACGGGGTGACGCTGGGCGGCAAGTCGATGCGCCGGGAGAAGCGCCATCCGACGCTCGAAGACGGCGTCACGATCGGCGCGGACGCGACGCTTCTCGGCGACATCACGATCGGCGAGAACGCCAGCGTCGGTGCCGGATCGGTCGTCGTCGAGGACGTGCCACCGAAGACGACCGCCGCCGGCAACCCCGCCCACCCGGTAGGCGACAAGGAAGTCCCGCTGACCGAGGACACCCTCGCGAACGGCGACGCACTTCTCGGAGCGGACTGCTGTGACGACAACAGTGGTCTCGAGTGAGCCGTAAGCGGCAGGAGTCACCCGCTGAATCAAGATAGCGCGCGGCTTCGAGCCAACCCGTCGGACAAAGACTATGTCGGTCCCCCGAGTCACGGTCGGTATGTCCCAACGGTTACCGATCGAGGAACGCGACCAGCGAAACGTCCTCGTCGTCGCGGCGATCATGGCAGTGGTCATCGCCCTCACTCTCAACGAGCCGGCACAAGTCCGCGTCGTTGTTGGGGCGATGATGGGTGTGTTCAGCGGTCTCGTCTACCTGGTCGTGACGCTCGTCCTCAGGCGCTTCATCGATGCGTACTGATACCGGTGGCTATACCATTTCGAAATGATTCACCACGCCGTCGTGCAAGAGATATTTACGAACGTATAACTCCCTGTATGATCCTCGCCGCGACTCTTCCCACAGAACCTGTTGAACTGGGATCAAATCATTTTTTATTCCCGGCGGGCCAGTAGTAGTTAGAGAATAACGATTAACGATGGACCTCGCACAGCGGATCAGGCGTCGGCGGCGGCGAGGAGCCGACCGGCCGATCGTTCTCGATTACGAGCCGTTGAATCCGGTCGCACACGTGCAGGAGCCGGTCGGTCGCGGGCCGATCTTCGAGCGACTGCTCGATCACCTGGACCCGGTTTTCGACGGGACGCTCCCCCCGAACGTGTACGTCTGGGGGCCGCCGGGCAGCGGCAAGTCGGCGATCGTCACGGCGCTGTTCGATCGGCTCAAGTCGATGACGGTCCAGCCACACGCGGTGATACACACCTCGACGCGCGCTCAGACGACCGAGTTACCGACGTTCGTCTACGTCGATACCCGGACTGCGAAC
This window of the Halapricum desulfuricans genome carries:
- the cysE gene encoding serine O-acetyltransferase, which encodes MRRYQRVSASHHPPMFDRIRDDIRTARAKDPAATDTLEVLLTYPGLHAIWLYRIAHALHERGYQLIARLLSHLGRFLTGVEIHPAAEIGDRFFIDHGMGTVIGETAEIGDDVLMYHGVTLGGKSMRREKRHPTLEDGVTIGADATLLGDITIGENASVGAGSVVVEDVPPKTTAAGNPAHPVGDKEVPLTEDTLANGDALLGADCCDDNSGLE
- a CDS encoding formate/nitrite transporter family protein yields the protein MSDDEVDPEEGVREAVERSRSGAPAAGRVIRDRFSSDEVFQRIIAAADEEITSGSRELYFSGLAAGFAITITFLLYVSLTASTDGHPILSALLYPLGFIYIIIGGYQLYTENTLPPVALTIERLASVPALLRNWVVVLAGNFTGGALGAAALAYGGVLSGTEATVAYDIAHKGIETAPAVLFTKAAFAGLIVAGVVWVEYGARDTISRLVVVYLAFLAIPLGGLFHVVVSFTEMLYLVFVGDLAILVGMTDFVIPVLLGNTAGGVVLVTVVNYFQTTEHRLESARFEGANRRLSIREWFLGGIAGRSYVPVIDTAAKHARTDEGTYRILVPISNPRTEQPLVEFASAIASAHEQAVVHAVYVVQTPSRSRYNSDSRRELVEESDQLLSEVCSVADAYDVDVETSTVVSHRSFEELFTIADRDDADLVVMGWGEDRLWDAARAERPIGELTNRLPCDFLIVDDQGIDTSRILLPTLGGPNAELSAEVASALQSVGDTEVTLLYVADGPEDAEDGQQFLENWAIDHGLEDAEMIVDESGEIEAAIEREAEDHTMLFLGASERGVLARLVRNTLHLDILDEVEASVVIAERSNGRSLWRRLFGRR